A stretch of the Odontesthes bonariensis isolate fOdoBon6 chromosome 5, fOdoBon6.hap1, whole genome shotgun sequence genome encodes the following:
- the LOC142380678 gene encoding hepcidin-like — MKTFSVAVAVAVVLTFICIQESSAAPSSEVHDRVEEMAEDSPVAGNQEMPVEFWKMPYGIRQKRLAAAKCKFCCNCCGMSGCGVCCDF, encoded by the exons ATGAAGACATTCAGCGTTGCAGTTGCAGTGGCCGTCGTGCTCACATTTATCTGTATTCAGGAGAGCTCTGCTGCTCCGAGCTCTGAA GTGCATGATAGGGTGGAGGAGATGGCCGAGGACAGTCCAGTTGCTGGAAATCAGGAGATGCCAGTGGAATTTTGGAAG ATGCCGTATGGAATCAGACAGAAGCGCCTCGCTGCTGCTAAATGCAAATTTTGCTGTAACTGCTGCGGCATGAGTGGTTGTGGTGTCTGCTGCGATTTCTGA
- the LOC142380681 gene encoding hepcidin-like: MKTFSVAVAVVVVLTFICIQESSAAPSSEVHDRVEEMAEDSPVAGNQEMPVEFWKMPYGIRQKRLAPAKCKFCCNCCGMSGCGVCCDF, encoded by the exons ATGAAGACATTCAGCGTTGCAGTTGCAGTGGTCGTCGTGCTCACATTTATCTGTATTCAGGAGAGCTCTGCTGCTCCGAGCTCTGAA GTGCATGATAGGGTGGAGGAGATGGCCGAGGACAGTCCAGTTGCTGGAAATCAAGAGATGCCAGTGGAATTTTGGAAG ATGCCGTATGGAATCAGACAGAAGCGCCTCGCTCCTGCTAAATGCAAATTTTGCTGTAACTGCTGCGGCATGAGTGGTTGTGGTGTCTGCTGCGATTTCTGA